The Polaribacter sp. KT25b genome contains the following window.
AAAAACAAGATCAAACAGCCTCTTTTATGGTTCGTTTTAATCAACAAATTTTTGAGGAAAATGGCGAATCTAAATTACAATGGCGTGGTAAAATTTCTCACATTCAAGATGGTGATGAAAAACGTTTTTCTGATTTTAATGATGCATTGCTTTTTATGCAGCAAAAATTAAGCGAATTAACAGAAGAAGCAACCAAGCATAAAACGACTGAAGAACAAGAAAATATTATTCAGAAAAGTCTTTCTATGTGGAAAACTATTAAAGATTTTGGTCCAAAAGTAATTAGAGATACGTTAAAAGATCCGAAGAAACAGTTTACTCATTTGCAAGATGAAATTCAAGATAAAATAAGTTTAATTGGAGACGAAATATCTGAGAAAGTACAAATTGATCAATGGCGAAATGCATCAAGATCTGATTTTAATAAAATTCAAAATCAGATAGAAAACTTATCATCAGAAATAACAAAACTTACTACCAAAATAGACGCTATAAAAAAGAAATAGTTACTCTATGTCTAACTCTCTACTACAACTACAAGAATTACAAACCTTTAAAAAAGATGCAAAAATTCGCATTGAAACTTTAGGGCATTTTTGTGTGTGGAGAAATCACCAAAAGGTTGACAACAAAGAATGGGCAAGAGATAAAACAATTCAATTATTACAATATTTAGTTTCTAATCGCCAAAGAAATGCACTTCATAAAGAAAAAATTATGGACGGACTTTGGGAAGATTGGAATGATCGTGATTTTAAAGTTGCTTTACACGGAATTAATAAAGTGCTGGAACCCAAAAGACTTTCTAGAACAGAATCTGAATACATTATAAGACAAGGTGTTAGCTATCAAATTGATTTAAAAAAAGTTTGGATTGATGTTGAAGCATTAGAAAAATACATTATTATTGGTAATGAATCTTTAATTATTGATAAAACGGTGTCTAAAATTGCCTACAAAGCTGCAATAGATTTATACAAAGGCTCTTATTTACCTAACCGAATTTTTGAAGATTGGACATCCGAAGAAAGAGAAAAAACCCAACTTTTAATTTTAGGAACTTATATAACATTAGCCGAAATTTTATTGCAAGAAAACCCGTTAGAAAGTATTCGTTTGGCACAAAAAGCCTTGGCTATTGATGCAACTTGGGAAGATGCTTACAGAATACAAATGCAAGCCTATATTATTAGAGGCAACAGACCACAAGCTATAAAAACGTATCTAAAATGTGAGGTTATTTTAGAAGAAGAATATGGAATTTCGCCGCTTCCTGAAACTAAAAAACTATTGAACGAGATTGAAAACATACATTGATTTTATCAGAAAAAATAAGACACAAATCTCACGAATAACAAAAATTCCTTACTATTTCTTCAATTTCATATTTCAAGAATATAATTTGAAATTTAAAAAATAAATACTAAAATAATAAAGACCCAAAAAACCTACCAATTAGTGTAATTCGTTTCTCATAACCATCATTGTAACTCATTTGCAACTCACACGTTTTATATTTGTACTATAATAAATATCAATACACAAAATGATGGAAATTATCTCAACAAAAAGCATAAAGGAAAATACTTTAAAGTTAAACGATTTTGCTTTAAAAACTACCGAAAAGATAGTTTCTAAGTCAATTGATTCTGTAGAGAATTTACAAAAAATTACATCAAAAACTATAAAACATGGTTTAAAATTCTCTGCAAAACAACAAGATAATCTCTTTAACAATTTAGAAAAAGAGAAAGGAATGATTTGGAGAAACTTAAATAAAACATTAGATTTTTTCAGCAAAAACTAGTTTGTAACTCATTTGCAACTCACATATATTAAATTTGTAATATCAATTAAAAAAACAACTTAAAAACATATATATCATGGCAACTAAAAAGTCAAAAAAAGAAATAAAAAAAGAAGATACATTAGGCAAAGCAAAAGCAATTGTTAAAAAAATAAACAGCGATTTAATCGACGCTTCTTTTAATGCAATCGAAACCACAGTAAAAACTGGTGAAAAATGGCAAAAATTAACAGCCAAATTAATAAAGAAAACAGAACCTTTAACAAAACAACAAATTAATATGGTTGTCGATACTGCAGAATCTATTAAAGGTCAGTTAGAAAATAGTACAGAGCGTTTAAAAACTTTGGTTGGTTACGATCCAAAAATGGTTGAAAATGCTAAGAAAATGATTTCAGAAAATCCTTTAATTGAAAAGGCTGAAGCGATGAAAGACAAAATTGAGAAAGAAGTTTCTAGCAATAAATTGGTAAAGAAAGCAGAAAAAATGTCTTCTAAATTAAAAAAGAATATTTCTGAAACTATAGAAAATGTAAAAGATAAAATTGAAGATTACACGGAAGATATTCTTGATGATGTTGATGAAAAAATAGACGAAATAACTAAGCCAAAAAAAGCTTCGACTAAAAAAACTACTACCCAAAAAGCGACTCCAAAAAAGACAACTCCAAAAAAGAAAGTAGTTGTTAAAAAAGAAGTAGTCGTAGAAAAAGTAATTGTTGAAAAAACAGATGTTACCAATGATTTAAAAGTAATTAAAGGTATTGGACCAGTTTTAGAAAAAAACTTAAATGATTTAAACATTACTGCTTATAATCAAATTTCTAAAATGACGGTTAAAGACTTAACAAACTTATTAATTGGCGCAGGAATTAATGCTAAAATTTATGACTTAGAAGGTTGGAAAGCACAAGCTACTTTAGCTTTAAAAGGAGAATTATAATTTATATAATATCACATAAAAAAAACTATTATGAGCACAAAAAAAACAAATAACGTAAAATTTACAGATACAGTTAATAAGGTTTTAGATACTGCTAAAACTTCTGTAAAAAAAGCAAATGACTTTGCTTTAAACACTACCGAAGAAGTAGTTACAGATTCTATAACCATCGCAAGCGAATGGCAACAAGTTTTAGACAAAGCATTAAAAGGCGGAGTTCATTTATTAGATAATCAACAAAATTTAGTTTTTGATACGCTAGAATCTTACAAAAAGCAACTAGTAAGTGGTAAAAAAAGATTGGGCAAAATTTTTGCTTAAACAACATTATAAACTTTCTAAAAAACCAAGTTATTATTTAACTTGGTTTTTTTTGTTTTATCTAGTTTGTTTTTCTTTAGACAACAAAACGTTTCGTATTTTTGCACTTTAAAACTTTATATGGCTAAAAAGAAGAAAAATATTTCTAAAATAGATGTGCTAACATTATACATGGATTTTGTGATAGAAAACAAACAAAAACCAACAGATGTTGACGACTTTTGCGAAAATGTAGATTTAGATGTTGCTCTCTTTTACAGTCATTTTAAATCTTTAAAAAATGTAGAAAAAACAGTTTTTAAAGAACTTTTTAAAAACTCGATAGAAGTTTTAAATGAAAGTGAAGAGTTTCTTTCTTTTGATAAAAAAAACAAATTAATTAGCTTATATTTTACTTTTTTCGAGAACTTAAATCTTAATAGAGAATACGTTTTAATTGCATTAAAAGGCTGTAAAAATCAGCTAAAATCTTTTAGTGCACTTTCTGGTTTAAAGAAACATTTTATTGCTTTTGTTAATAATTTAGATTTATCAGAAAGTATTTTACCAATTGATGGTTTAGAAAAAATACAAAGAAAATTTGTTAACGAATCTGCTTGGATTCAACTCTACTTAACCATTCAGTTTTGGTTAGAAGACTCATCAGAATCTTTTGAAAAAACAGATATTTTTATAGAAAAATCTATAAATACTAGCTTTGAGCTTATAGAAAACAAATTTTTAAAAAATGCATTTGACCTAGGAAAGTTTGTTTACAAAGAAAAAATTCAGAAAAAAGCCAATTAGATATGAAAAAAGCTAGTAAAATTCCGATTTCTAAAATTCAACGTGCTTCTAAATTAGTGCAAACAGGTGCTAAAGTTGGTGTAAATTATTTAAAATATTTTGGTGATAAAATTGTAAATTCTGAAGAAGATGCTAGAGATAAACTAAATAAATCGAATGCAGAAGATATTTACGATAGCTTAAAAGATTTAAAAGGTAGCCCGCTTAAAGTTGCACAAATGTTAAGCATGGATAAAAGCATTTTGCCAAGAGCTTATGTAGAAAAATTTTCTTTGGCACAATTTTCTGTTCCACCGCTTTCTGAAGCATTGGTTTTAAAAACTTTTAAAAAGAGTTTTGGAAAATTTCCATCAGAAATTTATGATCAATTTGATGTAAAAGCTTTTAACGCAGCTAGTATTGGTCAAGTTCATAAAGCTGAAAAAGATGGACAAGAATTGGCTGTAAAAATTCAATATCCAGGAGTTGCAGACAGTATAAAATCTGATTTAGCAATGCTAAAACCTTTTGTTATTAGAATGTTTAATATGAAAGGTAAAATGTCTGATGATTATTTTTTTGAAGTTCAAGATAAATTATTAGAAGAAACAGATTACGTTTTAGAAGTTGAACAAAGTATAGAAATAGTAAATGCTTGCAAAAATATCCCTAATCTTACTTTTCCTAATTATTATAAGGATTTATCGTCAAAACAGATCATAACCATGGATTGGATGCATGGAATTCATTTATCAGAATTTACAGACATCAACAAAAATCAAGAAAGAGGAAATGCTTTAGGGCAAGCCCTCTGGGATTTTTACATGTTTCAAATTCACAATTTAAAGAAAGTACATGCAGATCCACATCCTGGAAACTTCTTAATTTCTAAAGATTATAAATTAATTGCTTTAGATTTTGGTTGTATGAAATCTATTCCAATAGATTTTTACAATCCGTATTTTGTTTTAGCACGCAAAGAAACATTAGCAGACAAAGCACTTTTTGAAGAAAAAATGTATGAATTAGAAATTTTATTAGAAACAGATAGCAAAGAAGAATTGACCTTTTTTAGCGCAATGTTTCATGAAATGTTAACTATTTTTACGCAACCTTTTCATGTAGAAACTTTCGACTTTTCTGATGAGGAATTTTTTGGTCAAATAACAGAATTTGGCGAACGATTTTCTAAAAGCACAGAATTGAGATCTTACAATGCAAGTAGAGGTTCTAAACATTTTATTTATATGAACAGAACCTTTTTTGGCTTGTATAATTTAATGTTCGATTTAAAAGCTAAAGACATAAAAATCAATAACTTTAACACTTTTTAAAGACTCTATTGTTTTTACAAATAATTAAAAAAAATCAATTAAAATATATGTTAATTATAGGAATTGCCGGCGGAACAGGAAGCGGAAAAACTACTGTTGTAAATCAAATTATTAAACAATTACCTACAGATGAAGTTTGTGTAATTTCTCAAGATTCTTACTACAACGAAACGTTTAATTTATCTTATGAGGAAAGATCAAAAATTAATTTTGATCACCCAAGAGCAATCGATTTTGAATTAATAGTTAAACACTTAAAAAAATTAAGATTAGGTAAAACGATCGAGCAACCAGTTTACTCTTTTGTAACGCATAACAGAACTACAGATACTATAAAAACACACCCTAGAAAAGTGGTTATTGTTGAAGGAATATTAATTTTAAATAACGAAGCTTTAAGAAAGTTATTTGACATAAAAATATTTGTTCACGCAGATACAGACGAGCGTTTAATTAGAAGAATTAGAAGAGATATTACCGAAAGAGGAAGAGATATTGATGAAGTTTTAAACAGATACCAAGACACTTTAAAACCTATGCATCAACAATTCATAGAACCAACTAAAAATTTTGCTGATATTATTATTCCTAATAACAAACACAATACAGTTGCTATAGATGTTGTAAGAACAGTAATAAATGACCGTTTATAAATGAGTTTTTTTAGCAATTTAAAAAAGAATCCAATCTTTAAAATTCTTACAAATACTTTTGTAATAATTTTTATTCCTTTTATAATTTGGATGCTTTTTTTTGATGAAAATTCATATTTAACACATAGAGAATTTAACAAAGAAATTGAAGATTTAGAAAGTACAATTACTTTTTATGAAGAAAAGCTTGATTCTGATAAAGAAATGATAAAAAACTTACAAGATTCTTTAAAACTAGAACGTTTTGCTAGAGAAAAATATTTAATGAAAAAAGAAAACGAAGACATTTATATTATTGAATTTGACACTATAAAAAAATAATGAGTACTTTTCTATTTGATGATTTTGAACCAGTAACTGCTGCTGCTTGGAAACAAAAAATTCAAGTAGATTTAAATGGCGCAGATTATAATGAAACCTTATTGTATAAAACCGATGAAGGCATTCTTGTAAAACCTTTTTACACAAAAGAAGACAGAACAAATTCAAAAATAAATCTTCCAAAAAAAAAATTTAATATTTGTCAAACAATTTTTATTCATGATGAAAAAATAGCTAATTTTTTAGCAATAGATGCTTTAAAAAGAGGCGCAAATTCCATCCAATTTAAGGCAGATAAAAAATTTGATTATCATAAAGTTTTACATAAAATTGAAGTAAAATCAACTATAATTTATTTTCAGTTTTCTTTTTTAGATGATCATTTTCAAATAGAACTTTCTAAATATTGCAATTCAGAAAATACTTTTTTTCAAACGGATAGTATTGGCAATTTAGCAGAAAGTGGCAATTGGTTTGTCAACTTAAAAGAAGATCAAAAAAAGTTAGAAAACATCGTTTTAGCAACTAAAAATTGCATTTCAGTTTCTGCAGATTTATATCAAAACTCAGGAGCAAATATTGTTCAACAATTAGCGTATACCTTAGCACACGCAAATGAATATTTACATGATTTTGGAAAAGATGTAGCCACTAAAATAAATTTTAATTTTGCTGTAGGGAGCAATTATTTTTTCGAAATTGCAAAATTAAGAGCTTTTAGAATTCTTTGGGAAACACTTTTAAATGAATATGATCTAAAAAATATTGAAGCTCATATTTTTACCAAACCAAGTTTAAGAAACAAAACATTGTACAATTATAATGTAAATATGTTGCGAACAACATCCGAATGTATGAGTGCTATTATAGGTGGATCAAACACCATTTCTAATGTTTCATATGATGCTATGTTTCATAAATCTAATGAACTTGGCGAACGAATTTCTAGAAATCAATTGTTAATTTTACAACAAGAAAGTGATTTTTCTGATGCTCAAAATTTTGCTAACGGCACTTATTATATTGAAGCAATTACAAATCAATTAGCAGAGAACGCATTAACAATTTTTAAACAAATAGAAAAAGTTGGCGGATTTTTACATCAATTAAAAGCGGGAATCATCCAAAAGAAAATACAAGAAAATGCTTTAACCGAAGAAGAAAATTTTATCAATAAAAACATTGTTTTATTGGGCACAAATATACACACTAATTCAGCTGATAAAATGAAGGGAGAATTAGAGTTGTATCCTTTTGTAAAACAAAGAAATATAAAAACATTAATTACACCAATTAATAGAAAACGTCTTTCTGAATCTATAGAAAAAGAAAGATTAGCACAAGAAAATGCCTAGAAAATCATTTGAACATATCAAACTAAAAAGTTCGAATTTAGAACCTCAACAAAACTTTAAACATGAAGATTTTGTAGCAGGAATTGCGCCAAATTTAAGAGGTATTTACGCAACAATGTACATTAAAAAACCCTGGGAAATTAGGCAATGTATTAGTTTTTCTTCCGCTAAAGAAGGCAATATTTTTTACAAAAAAAATCCAGAAACTCACTTAAAAGAATTATCTATTACTTTTAATGTCGAAACACAAAATACTTATGATTCTGATGATGAAATTCTAAAAAACCTTGTTAGCAAAACAAGTGTTAACATAGATTCTGTAGAAGACATGAAGATGTTGTTTTATCAAGTTCCTTTAGATAAAATCTCGGTTTCTATAACATCGAATGACGCAATTCTACCCCTTTTAGCATTTTATATTGTTGCCGCAGAAGAACAAGAAGTTCCTCTTGATCAACTTTCTGGAATCATTCAATATGATGTTTTAAAGGATCTCATGGTTAAAGAAACAGACATTGTTTCTCCTAATCTATCAATGAAAATTTTTACTGATATTTTTAAATATACAAGTAATAAAATGCCAAAATTTAACTCCTTTTCTATTTCTGGTTTTCATATG
Protein-coding sequences here:
- a CDS encoding BTAD domain-containing putative transcriptional regulator, with the protein product MSNSLLQLQELQTFKKDAKIRIETLGHFCVWRNHQKVDNKEWARDKTIQLLQYLVSNRQRNALHKEKIMDGLWEDWNDRDFKVALHGINKVLEPKRLSRTESEYIIRQGVSYQIDLKKVWIDVEALEKYIIIGNESLIIDKTVSKIAYKAAIDLYKGSYLPNRIFEDWTSEEREKTQLLILGTYITLAEILLQENPLESIRLAQKALAIDATWEDAYRIQMQAYIIRGNRPQAIKTYLKCEVILEEEYGISPLPETKKLLNEIENIH
- a CDS encoding TetR family transcriptional regulator C-terminal domain-containing protein translates to MAKKKKNISKIDVLTLYMDFVIENKQKPTDVDDFCENVDLDVALFYSHFKSLKNVEKTVFKELFKNSIEVLNESEEFLSFDKKNKLISLYFTFFENLNLNREYVLIALKGCKNQLKSFSALSGLKKHFIAFVNNLDLSESILPIDGLEKIQRKFVNESAWIQLYLTIQFWLEDSSESFEKTDIFIEKSINTSFELIENKFLKNAFDLGKFVYKEKIQKKAN
- a CDS encoding AarF/ABC1/UbiB kinase family protein: MKKASKIPISKIQRASKLVQTGAKVGVNYLKYFGDKIVNSEEDARDKLNKSNAEDIYDSLKDLKGSPLKVAQMLSMDKSILPRAYVEKFSLAQFSVPPLSEALVLKTFKKSFGKFPSEIYDQFDVKAFNAASIGQVHKAEKDGQELAVKIQYPGVADSIKSDLAMLKPFVIRMFNMKGKMSDDYFFEVQDKLLEETDYVLEVEQSIEIVNACKNIPNLTFPNYYKDLSSKQIITMDWMHGIHLSEFTDINKNQERGNALGQALWDFYMFQIHNLKKVHADPHPGNFLISKDYKLIALDFGCMKSIPIDFYNPYFVLARKETLADKALFEEKMYELEILLETDSKEELTFFSAMFHEMLTIFTQPFHVETFDFSDEEFFGQITEFGERFSKSTELRSYNASRGSKHFIYMNRTFFGLYNLMFDLKAKDIKINNFNTF
- the udk gene encoding uridine kinase, with the translated sequence MLIIGIAGGTGSGKTTVVNQIIKQLPTDEVCVISQDSYYNETFNLSYEERSKINFDHPRAIDFELIVKHLKKLRLGKTIEQPVYSFVTHNRTTDTIKTHPRKVVIVEGILILNNEALRKLFDIKIFVHADTDERLIRRIRRDITERGRDIDEVLNRYQDTLKPMHQQFIEPTKNFADIIIPNNKHNTVAIDVVRTVINDRL
- a CDS encoding septum formation initiator family protein produces the protein MSFFSNLKKNPIFKILTNTFVIIFIPFIIWMLFFDENSYLTHREFNKEIEDLESTITFYEEKLDSDKEMIKNLQDSLKLERFAREKYLMKKENEDIYIIEFDTIKK
- a CDS encoding methylmalonyl-CoA mutase subunit beta; the protein is MSTFLFDDFEPVTAAAWKQKIQVDLNGADYNETLLYKTDEGILVKPFYTKEDRTNSKINLPKKKFNICQTIFIHDEKIANFLAIDALKRGANSIQFKADKKFDYHKVLHKIEVKSTIIYFQFSFLDDHFQIELSKYCNSENTFFQTDSIGNLAESGNWFVNLKEDQKKLENIVLATKNCISVSADLYQNSGANIVQQLAYTLAHANEYLHDFGKDVATKINFNFAVGSNYFFEIAKLRAFRILWETLLNEYDLKNIEAHIFTKPSLRNKTLYNYNVNMLRTTSECMSAIIGGSNTISNVSYDAMFHKSNELGERISRNQLLILQQESDFSDAQNFANGTYYIEAITNQLAENALTIFKQIEKVGGFLHQLKAGIIQKKIQENALTEEENFINKNIVLLGTNIHTNSADKMKGELELYPFVKQRNIKTLITPINRKRLSESIEKERLAQENA